Proteins encoded in a region of the Gemmatimonadota bacterium genome:
- a CDS encoding (2Fe-2S) ferredoxin domain-containing protein, translating into MNAQTQRIREKLSRHDALATGRGDVLGQVMCCEGCCCGQTDKGFPSFPRDWLKQQWKEEKLNRSVQLTISGCLGPCDLANVFCVISPGGMQWFGGLQEQWHYDLLLAWAKASRDAGVLLELPAELNLHRFERFAVSHHHENGVDPV; encoded by the coding sequence ATGAATGCTCAGACCCAACGCATCCGCGAAAAGCTCAGCAGGCACGACGCACTGGCTACGGGCCGAGGCGATGTGCTTGGCCAGGTCATGTGCTGCGAAGGCTGTTGCTGCGGTCAGACAGACAAGGGGTTCCCGTCCTTTCCCCGCGACTGGCTCAAGCAGCAGTGGAAAGAAGAAAAACTGAACAGGTCGGTGCAACTGACGATCTCCGGATGCCTTGGTCCGTGCGACCTGGCCAATGTCTTCTGCGTCATCTCGCCCGGGGGGATGCAGTGGTTTGGCGGCCTCCAGGAACAGTGGCATTACGACCTGCTTCTGGCATGGGCCAAAGCCTCCCGGGATGCGGGTGTGCTGCTCGAATTGCCTGCCGAACTGAACCTCCACCGGTTTGAACGGTTCGCCGTTTCCCACCACCATGAGAATGGAGTTGACCCGGTTTAG